The genomic window TTGGTATTACGAGCAAACTGAATCTTAAATAGTGGCTTATGCAGAAAACCATgactaaataataatttataatatccCATTTTGCTGTGGATATGATTGCATCTctacataaaatgtatactaGAAGTAAGTTAATTACTTTCTAATTATATGGAGATGCTACACGTCGCAGGGCTGTGCACAAATCCTCAAAGTGGGCTGTGTTTGCGCTTTAAGCATGGCATTTACCCAATAATCAATATCATACATGAAGAGCacacaaaatgttgaaatgcagcCTCGAGGAAAATGGTTATTATTGGCTGCATTCGCAAGAATGGGTAATGGTGAAGCATGTTCAAGTGAGTTTGATATTAGGCTACGTGAGATTTTTGTCACAGGTGAGTAAGGTGTGTAATAAACCACTATAAACCAACATGagcaacttttctttttttatactatgttatttttataaatcaagcaTACCCAGCCAGCATTTCAACGTTTATTCACTGGTGAATCAACGTCGTGGACGTCGTGGATCAAGGTTGAATCACTGTTGAATTTTGTTTCGATTTTTATAAGGCGAATCAACATTGATATTACGACATTGTTTCAATGTTTCAATatctaaaaatgttgttgttttctatttttaacatattGATTTTTGAAGTGGTCTTATGatcaaaacataataaaatgataataatgatcataataataatttaaaaggcaGAACATTGTTGAAGACATTATGTTGATTCAATGTAGGCTGCAGATCTTGTTAATTTCAACATTGATTTATAAGTATTTTGTTAACCTTTTTACAACTATTTAGCATTAAACGTTGTTTCAACGATTTTTCAACGTTGAAACAACCGCaattatttcaaacacatttcaacgTTGAAGATCGGTCACGTGCCAGCTGGGTAAGGATAACTTGGGTAACGATTTTAAGACTACGTTTAaatcctgcagattttttaaaataaaaaaagcccccaggtttttgtttcagcgtGAGATTTAAGTACAATTGATTGGTCACAGTTAGACTCTATGTTGTCATCACCAGGTTTGGTCAGAGTTCCTTTACATCCCTTCAGGTCTCTGATTAAAGGAGGATGGAAACAAAGCTATtcttaaatggtaaaatggtaaatggactgcatttatatagcgcttttatccaaagcgctttacaattgatgcctctcattcgccagagcagttaggggttaggtgtcttgctcaaggacacttcaacatgcccagggcggggtttgaaccggcaaccctccgactgccagacaatcggtcttacctcctgagctatgtcgccctattCTTGGCTTTcaataagcattttattttttcaattaaaaaataattcaaagtaCAAAGTCATAACAATGttatcttttatcttttataagtttcacattttacacaatttcCAACAGTAAAAATTGGAGTAATCTGTATTTCTTcgtaaaattatttattttgccatttaccatttattttctttccctctctccctccctcagctaaactgtttgaatcTTGGGGCAAACCTGGCTTCAGTGCACAGTGAAGATGAGCATCAGTTTCTTCAACAGCTCCATTTCGGTTATGACCGTGTTGAAAACGGCCCATACTGGATCGGAATGTCAGACCTGTACAAGGTACTATCAGAAGGATTCTGCATAATTTGTAGAACCCTCACTGTTGAGAATATGATAAAGACATCTTGACTTCTGTCATCTTTAATTACTcacctgtgtttgcatgtgttgttAAATATGATACATAAAACCACTAATACattgagaaattttttttttaataacacacACCATGTGACAACCCTGGGAGAGTTTTGTGGCAATTTCGAGTACACATCAGAGTTTgctgtatggagagagagagcacacccacaccaatgcaaaatcaaataaagaGCTTcatccttccccctcatgggttttGGAGAATCACTGGCACCCAATGTGCGAGCAGCACATTCAAATTCCCCCCCAGTTTATAATCCATGGGTGCCTGATcgaccagtgggggtcgctaGATTGCGATGAATATTAACccctaaccaactgaaccctctCATACCTCGGGCGATGcgacatgtacagtatatgcttttCTGAGTTAAATGCAATTTGTGCTGATGCATTTTACCTCTACCTTGTTCAGAAACAAGCATGGATTTGGACCGATGGTACAAATCCAAGTGACTTTTCAAGGTGGGTTCCTGGAGAGCCCAACAACGGATGGAATATAGAGCACTGTGTGCACTCAAACTATGGAGGTAGGCATTCTCACCACGTTATCCCTACTGCAGGAGCAATATAATATGAATACATtgattcctctctctcattttttacCCTTAGACCTGAAAGGCTGGAATGACGTTGCATGTACCGCAATGTTTCAGTTCATCTGTGCCAAGCGATTGAGTGACAAACCTGGCCTCTAACCTAGCTGAACCAGCTCCATGATGAAGTTgcattgcatttcttttaataaagttCTGAGCATTCAATACTTgctgtctgggttttttttgtactaaaacagaaaacacacaaacctttTACAATGTACAGACTGGCCAATACCACCAGAGAAAAGAGGCTGTGCTCCCACTGCAGCCAACTGAGACAGCTGTTACTCCTCattaaatgtgataattataaagaaatacaatattaaaatatttttttttattcacaaatgaactgcatttaatgGATCCAACTGCATATGAAAGACAAATCATGCAAATCCTCTTGAAGACGGTACTGTATGAATTTTGCGACATGAtgcatatttgcatgcattacaatttatttagcagacgcttttatccaaagcgacgtacaaaagtgcatatcaaggtcattggaacaactacaaaacaaaggtttgataaggtacaatactaatttcgtaaagttattcatagccaagaaaaCAGTctagttcacgcagtgaacataaTTCAACAAAacctatgccaagtcaaactaggtggaagtacaagctacaacattatGATGATAATACTaattacaataagtgctggaatggaggtgTATGTAACACgagtggcatgaaagaggggaatttaagtgaaataagtactggcagttagtccaggtatgtcagtccaggtatagtctgtgTATAGTCAATAATTGCCacagcaattattattttcctttaaaagttCAATTTTCCGCTGCATGGTCACTCAGTTATGCTGTGGAGTGTCCACTACTGGAGGTCTGACTCATTTTGGAAGGCTCCTTTTATTACACAAGTTGCTGGCTGGGCTTCTGCATCAGTTCCTAGCTGTGCCCTCCCAGCATTTTTCAGTGAAGCTATTGAAGTGATCCTAAGTCCATGACTTGACAAATAACAGGCatgttaatttctttttgatGTTGTAGTATCATTTCAGCTCATTTAGTCTGTTTTCCATTGCAAAACAGGGGCATGGCTTTTGCCTTTGGTAGTGGTGTCATGGGACACATCAGAAGAGGCGTGCTTATGCAGGGGACCGTGTTTTAAAAGAGATTTAGGTAATTCTGGGGCAAACAGTATTTATCCAGGGACATTGGCAATGACTAGCAGAATActataattaaaacatgaaataagaaaatggtGTGACAGATTCTAACAGCAAAGTGAATGAATTCATGAGTCCACAAATGCAGTAGTTGCTGTGACAACATTGTTCTATGACTAGCCTTATTATATCAGTAATggtgtatcatttttttattgttcaatttacatcatttgtcattttacatcTTCAAATAAATCAGTCAGAATAGGTTATGGAGACCCCACCATTACAAGGAATGAATTCCATTTTAGTTAAACTCAATTCAGTAAATTAGCTGATATTCtatttaatgaattgaaaaatctCCATAGAATATAAAGGCAAATCATCAATTTATGaactaaatttaattcattCTCCGAATtcctttaagttttttaaataatgtttttaagttCCATTCTTTTAAGACTGATTTGCGAATAAAATCCAGGACGTTCTTGTATTCCAAATGTGCTGTAGGCAATTTCTTAGAAATCTGCACAGAATACCTGAAACTCAGGAAGATTCCCTCAGGCACTGCATGTTATTATTGGACTAATAGTGAATGTTGCTGTGAAGCTGGTTTGAATATGACATACAACTATACTTGTGATCGTTTCTCCCCCACCCATCTCACCCCATATTCCCAGACAGCCTTAGAATATTTAAGGCCACATTCAGCTGAGCCAAGACCAAAGGAAGAACACTCCTCACATAATCACCTCACCTTTTGCTGTCATACGGTAATGGAACACTTATTCTTGGCTTATTTTGATACGATATAAACCATTAGATGAGCTTTAAAAATAGCCCCTTCATTCAGGTATCGTTGatcttgtgtctgtttattgACCGATGCATTGCATTATGGATGATGTGGATGTATCTGCCTCTCCCGGTAGCTGAAGAGCCAGCATGGCTTCCTTCACATTGTCAACATTCCTCGGTGTTGCTGTTCTCTCTAGCATGGCTTTGGGTGAGTCCTGATTCGTGTTCTTTCCAGGCGGGAGTGTGATATTGGTAGAGAGTATTTAACAGAAATACTGAAGGCTTtggacacaaaatgtaaaacaacattgaTCTAGTGCTCTAATATTCTTTACTTTGCTTAACTGAACTGAGTAGTTCCTTTGAGCTGGTTGGACCTGACAGTTTTTCCAGGATTGACCCGTGGTTTTGGGCAGGCACAGTAACACTGTGTGAGAGAagattctgtgttttgtgtctgagAGATGTGATAAACAAACCAACCAGCAATCCAAGagtgttttattgtatgtatgttttccTCAGCATCTCACGGAGCTGGGATAGAATTGTTTCAGGGTTCCTGCCCCGATGGTTGGTTTTCCCACAATTGCCGCTGCTTCCGGCACGTTTCTGATAAGAAGTTTTGGATCGATGCAGAGGTAACGTCTTAAAAGACTAGTTCACTTCCTGGTACTTTTAAAGATATTGTTTCCATTAAAGAGTGTGTTTCGCCCGTTGGCCCAGGCAATTTTTTGTGCGTAAAGCCAGgtattttatatacatacagaagTGTCTGAAGACCCATCAGCTTCACAGTGGGCATTGAAAATAAGGGCCCTTGTGGGTTTGTGCTTTATTGCACAGCATTGACTCCAAACCAGCATGTACATAGTTCTGCCTCCAGAGAATACCCAAATGAAAACCATTTGGTATTACGATCAAATTGCATCTTAAATAGTGCCTTATGCAGAAAACCATGACCAACTAGTAATTTATAATATCCCAGTTTGATGTGGATATGATTGCATCTTTACGTAAAATGTATACTAGAAGTAAGTTAATTACTTGCTAATTATATGGAGATGCTACACGTTGAAGGGCTGTGCACAAATCCTCAAAGTGGGCTGTGTTTGCGCTTTAAGCATGGCATTTACCCAATAATCAATATCAGACATGAAGAGCacacaaaatgttgaaatgcagcCTTTAGCAAAATGGCTATTATTGGCTGCATTCGCAAGAATGGGTAATGGTGAAGCATGTTCAAGTGAGTTTGATATTATGTGAGATTCTTGTTACAGGTGGGTAAGGTGGATAATAAACCACTATAAACCAACATGagcaactttttttaaactatgccATTTTCATAAATCAAGCACAAGCATAACTTGGGAAATTATCTTAAGATTACTTTTAAATCCAACAGAATTTTTATCAAAAAGGCCCCAGGCTTTTGTTTCTTCGTGGGATTtaattacaattgattggtcACAGTTAGACTCTATGTTGTCATCACCAAGGTTGATCAGAGTTCCGTTACATCCCTACAGATGTCTGATTAAGGGAGGACAGAAACGTTGCTATTCCTGGCtttcaataagctttatttttttcaattaaaaaaaaaattaaaagtacaaAGTCATTACAATGTTATCTTAACTTTTATAAGTTTCACGTTTTACACAATTTCCGACAGTAAAAATTGCAGTAATCTAAATttctttgtgaaattatttattttactttttaacatttatcttctttccctctctccctctctcagctaaACTGTGTGGATCTTGGGGGACACCTGGCCTCAGTGCACAGTGAAGATGAGCATCAGTTTCTTCAACAGCTCCATACGAGTTCTGTCCATTCTGAAGACGACCCATACTGGATCGGACTGTCAGACCTGTACAAGGTACTCTCAGAAGGGATCTGCATAATTTGTAGAATCCTCACTGTTTTGAATATGGTAAAGACATCTTGACTTCTGTCATCATAACtcagctgtgtttgcatgtgttgttAAATCTGATGTATTGAACCActaatacatttggaaaaaaatggattatATAATTTTGCCACTGTCACACGCCATGTGACAACCCTGGGGGAGTTTTGTGTCAATTCCGGGTGCGCATAGGAGTTTgctgtatggagagagagagcacacccacaacAATGCAAAATCAAATAAGGAGCTTcatccttccccctcatgggtttttggataaaacaataaattaaaacaacaaactaaaacaacaaaaacaaaagaaagcaaaaccgaGCTGCAGCTTTTCAGGTGCCAACTCTGCCACTTTTCAGCAGCTGtgtcttttctctgtcttctaTGCACAGACAACCAAAACTCTCAGCCCCACACTGTGGACAGGAGTACGCACACACgaaaacaaacaccttcacccttcccctcacaaaaacaataaactaaatcaACATAATTAAATAAGGACATAAGAAAGCAAAATCTGCTCCTTTTGCTGGATTGAACATCACTGGCACCCAATGTGCGAGCAGCACATTAAAATGCCCTCCCAGTTTATAATCCATGGGTGCCTGATCGAAAAGTGGGGGTCGCTAGATAGCGATGAATATTAACccctaaccaactgaaccctctCATACCGTGTGTGTTGCAACATGTATATGCTTTTCTGAGGCAAATGTTTGTGCTGATGCATTTTACCTCTGCCTTGTTCAGAAATATTCATGGCTTTGGACCGATGGTTCAATTCGAAGTGACTTTTCAAGGTGGAATCCCGGAGAGCCCAACGACTTAGGGAATGCAGAGCGCTGTGTGGAGTCAAACCATGGAGGTAGGCATTGTCACCTTCTCCCTACTGCAggagaaatataatataaatacattgattcctctctctcattttttacCCTTAGGCCCGAAAGGCTGGGTTGACAACTCATGTACCAGAACTTATGCATTCATCTGTGCCAAGCGGCTGAATGACTAATGTGGCCGTCAGTACCAAGCTGAACCAGCTCCGTGATGAAGCTGCTTTGCATTACTTTTAATAAAGTTCTGAGCATTCAATACTTGCTGTCTGGGTGTTTTCGtactaaaacagaaaacacacaaacctttTACAATGTACAAACTGGCCAATACCACCAGAGAATAGAGGCTGTGCTCCCACTGCAGCCAACTGAGACAGCTGTTAATCCTCattaaatgtgataattataaagaaatacaatattaaaatatataggttttttttattcacaaatgaacCACATTTAATGCATCCAACTGCATATGAAAGACAAATCATGCAAATCCTCCTGAAGACGGTACTGTATGAATTTTTTGACTCAATGCATAGTTGCAcgcattacgttacattacatttatttagcagacgcttttatccaaagtgacgtacaaaagtgcatatcaaggtcattagaacaactacaaaacacgggttcgctaaggtacaatactcagtTCGTACATTTTTTCATAGGCAAGAACACAGTCCAATTCACGCAATGAACATTATTCGACCGAacctatgccaagtcaaacGAGGTGgaagtacaagctacaacaCTAGGATCATAAAACTaattacaataagtgctggaatggaggtacatgtaacatgagtggcatgaaagaggggaatttaagtgaaatgagtACTGGGAGTTAGTCCAGTTATGtcagtccaggtatagtctgtgTATAGTCAATAATTGCCacagcaattattattttcctttaaaagttCCATTTTCAGCTGCATGGTCACTCAGTTATGCTGTGGAGTGTCCTCTACTGGAGGTCTGACTCATTTTGGAAGGCTCCTTTTATTACACAAGTTGCTGGCTGGGCTTCTGCATCAGTTCCTAGCTTTGCCCTCCCAGCATTGTTCAGTGAAGCTGTTGAAGTGATCCTAAGTCCATGACTTGACAAATAATAggcatgttaattttttttgttgttgatgttgtagTATCATTTCAACTCATTTAGTCTGTTTTCCATTGCAAAACAGGGGCATGGCTTTTGCCTTTGGCAGTGGTGTCTTGGGACACATCAGAAGAGGCGTGCTCATGCAGGGGACCGTGTTTTAAAAgagatttaatttattctggGGCAAACAGTATTTATCCAGGGACATTGGAAATAACTAGCAGAATACTATAATTAAAACATGGAATAAGAAAATGGTGTGACAGATTCTAACAGCAAAGTGGATGAATTCCTGACTCCACAAATGCAGTAGTTGCTGTGACAACATTGTTCTATGACTAGCCGTATGATATCAGTAATGGtgtatcattttttatatttcaatttacatcatttgtcattttacatcttcaaataaatcaatcataAGGTTAAAGGTTATGGTTATGAAGACCCCACCATTACAAGGAatgaattccatttcagttaaactcaATTCAGTAAATTAACTGATATTccatttattgaattgaaaaatcCCCATAGAAAATAAGGGCAAATCATCAATTTATGAACTAAATTTAGTTAATTCTCTGAATtccttaaagttttttttaaatgattatttaaaatttttttaagttccattcatttaagactgatttgcaaataaaatccaGGACATTCTTGTATTCCAAATGTGCTGTAGGCAATTTCTTAGAAATCTGCACAGAATACCTGAAACTCAGGAAGATCCCCTCAGGCACTGCATCTTATTATTGGACTAATAGTGAATGTTGCTGTGAAGCTGGTCTGAATATGACATACAACTATACTTGTGATCATTTCTCCCCCACCCATCTCACCCCATATTCCCAGACAGCCTTAGAATATTTAAGGCCACATTCAGCTGAGCCAAGACCAAAGGAAGAACACTCCTCACATAATCACCTCACCTTGTGCTGTCATACGGTAATGGAACACTTATTCTTGGCTTATTTTGATACGATATAAACCATAAGATGAGCTTTAAAAATAGCCCCTTCATTCAGGTACCATTGATCTTGTGCCTGTTTATTGACCGATGCATTGCATTATGGATGATGTGGATGTATCTGTCTCTCCTGGTAGCTGAAGAGCCAGCATGGCTTCCTTCACATTGTCAACATT from Anguilla anguilla isolate fAngAng1 chromosome 8, fAngAng1.pri, whole genome shotgun sequence includes these protein-coding regions:
- the LOC118234528 gene encoding lactose-binding lectin l-2-like, encoding MASFTLSTFLGVAVLSSMALVSHGAGTQLLQGPCPDGWIHYNFRCFRHVNNKKNWIDAELNCLNLGANLASVHSEDEHQFLQQLHFGYDRVENGPYWIGMSDLYKKQAWIWTDGTNPSDFSRWVPGEPNNGWNIEHCVHSNYGDLKGWNDVACTAMFQFICAKRLSDKPGL
- the LOC118234527 gene encoding lactose-binding lectin l-2-like, with translation MASFTLSTFLGVAVLSSMALASHGAGIELFQGSCPDGWFSHNCRCFRHVSDKKFWIDAELNCVDLGGHLASVHSEDEHQFLQQLHTSSVHSEDDPYWIGLSDLYKKYSWLWTDGSIRSDFSRWNPGEPNDLGNAERCVESNHGGPKGWVDNSCTRTYAFICAKRLND